A region of the Candidatus Zixiibacteriota bacterium genome:
CCGATCCCACCGGCGCCCCTAATCCTTTGGATAGACAGACCGAGACCGAATCAAATGGCGCAACCAATTTATCCAGCGGTATCCCCGTTGCTACATGTGCATTCCAGATACGAGCCCCGTCCAGATGCAGGATCAATCCCATTTCGTCGCACACTTCACGGACTTGCTTGATTTCCGACTGGGGCAGAATCGTTCCGCCATGACGGTTGTGCGTGTTTTCGAGAGCCACTATTCGCGTTCGGGGACAATGAATATCAATCGCCCGCACGTTGGCGCGAATCTGGTCGGCCGTGAGCATACCCCTCTCACTATCGAGCAGGTTGATCATCAAATGCGACAGAAGCGCCGGCGCTCCGACTTCGTAATTTACGATATGACACTCGCGCTCACACAACAGCTCCCAGCCCGGTTCGGTATGCGTTTTCAGGCAAACCTGGTTTCCCATCGTACCCGATGGAACAAACAGGGCGGCTTCGAATTTGAAAAGGTCGGCGCAGTAGGTTTCCAGCTCGATTACGGTGGGATCATCCCCCAGCACATCATCGCCCACCTCGGCAGTAGCCATGGCCTGACGCATCGCTGCTCCGGGACGGGTGACGGTATCGGATCGAAGATCGATTGGTTTCATACCGGACAATATACCGACTCGGAATGCGTCAAACAAGCCGACTGTGGCCGCCTTCGCGGACAGATACAAAAGAAAACGGGTCGTCCATAGGACGACCCGTTGCAAGGCCATAAATAAAAAAACTTAGTTGCAGACTACCACATTGTTCGCTTGTAAGTAGCCGGCCGATGTTTGTGAGGCATCGAACAGGACTTCCTGCCCCTCTCTTAAGGTCTTGTAGCCGTCCATGTTAATCGCAGTGTAATGAACGTATACATCCTGATCACGCTCTTCCGGAGAAATAAAGCCCCAGCCTCTTAAGTCGTTAAAATACTTAACCTTACCCTTCGACATAGATACTCCCGCGATTTTGCCTTAAGCCCCGAACTGCATAACCATTATACACGTGAGTTCAGAGGCGAACAAGAAAAAAGTTAGAGTACGGCTAGATTTGCGACATAACGCGTTCCAGCAAAGTCATCACCAACCCGGACAAGAGTGGAACGCTCACATTGTCATCGACGCCGAGCGGCAAAGCCTCCACTACCGCCGCCACCACCGCTCCGGTAATGCCCACCGACAGGGCCAGATCAGGCGCCACCAGCGCCACCGCGATCGTGCCGATCAGGCAGGCCGTTGAGCCTTCAAGCGATTTGTTCCAGAACTTATGTCGTCCGTAACGGCGTCCGATCAACGCCGCCAGAGTATCGCCGACAATGATAAACGCCAGGGCTGCTATCGTGACAGGCTTGGAAAAAATAATAACACAGATACAAACGGTGGTGAGAATATACGAGGCCCCGGTAAAATCACCCGCTTTCTCATGAGCTCGGATCATCCCCCCTTCGAATCGGTATGCGAATCCGGTCCAGAGCCACCACCCTTTAAACCGTGAGATATCGACTAGAACCATAGCCAGAGCGATCGGCACCATGATCGCCAGCATCTGCCCCTTGGAGAGACCAAGGAAATAATACCCGGCCGGGATCACCAACGCTCCGATGTGAGTGCCTTTACGAAGGAGTTCGCCGGCAAACGTTATCTGCCCGGCATCATTGTCCGGAGCTTTCGCCATGACCCTCCTGGCGCTGATCGACCGGTCTCAGATGTACGGGACTGATTTTATTGGGGAAACTGACATCGTATCGGGCATACAACATATCGCGGAATCGGCCGTAGACTTCCTGACTGTGCTTCCGCCGGAGTATTTTAGATATTTCCGGGCTGGCCTCATCGACACCTTTCGTCTCATGGCGATCCAAAACCTTAACGATATGGTATCCGAACTCTGTCTTCACCGGATGTGAGATATTACCGACTAAAGTCTGGATGGCGGCCCGCCAGACTTCTGCAGGAACATCATTTTTATTTATCCATCCGAGATCGGCCAGATCAACCCTGATTGATGATTCTCCCGGGTAGTATTGACGCGCCAGCTCCATAAAATCCACCCCGGCCAGAGCCTGATCTCGCACCAGTTCACCCATCATGCTGTCGGGAACGATGATATGTTGTACCTTCAAGGGCTTGTCTACTCGGAAATCAGCCAGATGCTTGTTGTAATAGGCTTCTATTTCTTCTTTTGAGGGCAACCAGGAAGGTTCAGCCTGATCCTGAGCAGCATATCGGCGAGCGAACGAATGTCGAATATCGTACTCCTGTTTGCAAACATAATCGAGCGTATCGATGCCGAGATCATGCGCCACTTCGAGCATCATCTTGCGATCGGCCAGATGATCGATCATTTCCCGTTTCATTTCAGACGTCGAATTATCGATTCGATTATTACCGCGATATGCTTCTTCCAAAGACCTGACTTCGTTGCAGTCGATAGTATCGGTTCCGTTCACCACCGCCACCCATTCCGACCGTTCGACCTTATAGATATTCGTATCAAGCAGTGGTTCGTTATAGACGATATCACGCGGCAGAGTTTTTATCGAATCGATAAGTGTTCGTCCCCGCTCGTTGGTTTTCATATTCGTCAATGTCTCTTTGGCTATTTGATAGAAAGACGTATCGAGCGGTTGGAGCCCGGTATTGAAATGTTGCGGCACCCAAATGATATGCCAGCCGTTATCGTCGGGGTAAGGTTCCGAAATCTGACCCGGCATAAGATTGAACGCAATCGAATCAAAAGGATCGTTATATGTGCCGCGCTTGGTCCATCCCACATAACCGCCGCGTTTATTGGAATGCGAATCATGTGAGTATTGCTGCGCCACCTTTTCGAAGACCATTCCGGAGTCGAGTCGGGCTTTGACTTCGAAGGCATAAGCTTTGGTATAGGCCTGAAGCGAATCCCAATCCATCGCTTTAAAAGCTATCGAATCGGGACCAAGCAGGAACCCCCGGTGAGAAATTAAAATATGGTAGAGAAGGACTTGCTCCTCCACCGAGAACAGATCCGGTCGGCTGTAGTAAAACTCAACTACTTCAGCCGAATCTATTTTTATCTCGTTCTTTATTTTTTCGTCAAAAAAGGCCTGAAGGAGGGCCGTGCTATACAAGTTCTGGTAACCGCGATAATCAGGATACGACTTCGATATATCGGTTTCATCGGCCAGAAAACCAACCAGGGTATCGACCAGAATACTATCCAGTACCGCTTTAATTGCTTCCGGTTCCATAACACCGCCGCCGGCCATACGATCGCTGTTGTACAACGAATCATAGAGGTCAGCCATCGTGATACCGAACCGATCATCTACCCGGGCAACGAAATCAGTATAGCCGGCTTTATCGGCCAGATAGATTGGGGTGGGTGGTTTACCGCATCCTGAAAGAGCGATAACAGCAATAAACGCAAGCAAACCTAGACGCTTATAAAACAACATGGTATCTCCGTAATAAAATCCACATACCTATCGTAAGACCTTGGAAAATTATACAATTATAAGGCAAAAACAAGCCAAAAGTCCCGCGCCGGGGCGACGCAGCTCGTCACCGGATCGGAGCATCGCCCGGCAGACAAGCTCCCTGGCTGCACGGGGCCACAGCGCCGGACTCGCACAGCGGGTGGCCTTGTGTCCCCGCACACGACAGTCGCGGCAAACGACTGTCCGGGCGCCCTGCCGGCCCCGTGGTGCAACAAATTGCGCGCTCGGCCGTCTGATCGGAAGACCCAGGCAAAGGAGAGTTATGCTTTCGATTCGATCAATCACCGCGATAGGCGTGTTGCTGGTCTGTTTCGCGCGGGCCACCGACGCGGCCGAGACAGTTATCGACGTTAGTTTTGACGACACCTCGGCGGCGGTCTCAGACCGTGCCCAGCCTCTGCATATCGTTACGGCCCGGCCGATCAGCCAAGCTTATTCCACCGGCGGCCTGTATTTGCTGTCGGGCTTCGCTCCCTCCGACGGTCTGTTCGCCGAGACGAATCAGGAGATGATCGACCGGCCCTGGATCGAGCAGCCGTGGCGTTTTTGTTCGGCTTTCGCCTGCGCCGGCGCCGGCACTTTCTGGGTCGGCCGCAACTGGGACAATCAGAACGTCGGGTCGATTCTGGTCAGTCTGTACTCTCCCCCGTCGGGTCATCGCTCGGTCTGTCTGAGTCGCGCCATTGATATCGGCTTCGGCGAGAATCTCGATCTGGCCGGGATGATTAGGAGCGATTATGGCGGTCGTTTCGACGTGGCCCCATTCTATGCCGTCGAAGGGATGAACGACGCCGGCCTGGTGGTCATCACCACCGGCATCAACACGATCCCCGTTCACGCCACGCCGGAGAAACGGCCTTTGTTTATCACTTATCTCATCCGGCAGATGCTCGACCGGTGCGGCACGGTCGCGGAAGCGGTCGCGCTGGCCGACCGGTTCACCCCGTTCGATCTCGACACCAACTCGCTGAGCTGCCATTTGCTCATTGCCGACAAGTCCGGCGCTTCGGTCGTGCTCGAACACGACGGCCACAAGTGGGCGTCATTCGCTCCCGAAGGCTCCTTTCAAATCATGACCAACAAGCCGCTGCTCGGTCTGAGCGACACCGACCTCAAATCGATCTGCTGGCGCTACCGCTCGCTGGCCGAAGACCTCGACAGCCTCGGAACCGGCCTGACTCGCACCCGCGCTCATGAAATGCTGCACCGGGTCGAGCAGAGCGGGACGACCTGGTCGGCGGTATATGATCCGGCCGAGCGATGCCTGTATCTTTCGGTGTACCAGGATTGGGACAGAATCTATCGTCTCGCACTGCCGTAGAAGAGCCGAGCGTACCACAAAAAAAACCGGCCGAGGCACAAAGCCGCGGCCGGTGAAGATATTATAAGGAATCGACTAAAGAGTCCGCGAACTGGTATCTCCCACCTGAGCATCAACAATCGCGATTGTCGCCAGATCAACGATCTGGTTGACATCGCTGGTCCGATGCAGAACATACACCGGCTTACGCAGTCCCATCAGGATCGGTCCGACAGCCTGGAAGCCACCCATTCGCTGAGTCAGCTTGTAGGCGATATTACCGGCACTCAGATTGGGGAAAATAAACACGTTGGCCTGTTCCTTGAGCTTTGAGAACGGGAAATGCCGTTCCATAAATTCAGGCATCATGGCCGTATCGGCCTGCATCTCGCCGTCAATCTCCAGATCAGGAGCCAGTTGCTTCGCTATCCTGGTTGCTTCTGCCACCTTCTCAGATTCCGGATGAGGGGCTGAGCCGAAATTACTGAACGACAGCATTGCAATCTTCGGAGTAATATGGAAACCGTTTTTGACCACCCGCGCCGCTCCAAGAGCGATCTCGGCCAACTGCTCGGCGGTCGGGTTTATATTAACCGTGGTATCCGCGAAGAAATAAACTTCTCCTCGCTGTATCATCACGAACAGGCCGGACACATGCGAGACATGATCCTGGAGATCAACAATCTGCAGAGCCGGGCGCAGGGTTGTCGGATAATCCGATTGAGCGCCCGACAACACAGCATCACAATCTCCCTGTTCGAGCATCATGAGAGCATAGTGAATGGGGTCTTTCACCATAGCGCGAGCTTTCGCCATGGTTACCCCTTTACGCTGACGCTTCTCGAACAACCGGGCAGCGTACTCTTCGCCTTTATCGGAAGTATTCGGGTTGATCAGCTTGATTCCGTCCATATCGACTTCATGTTGATCGGCCAACTCCCGGATCGCTTCCGGATTACCCAGAAGAGTAGGTGTGGCAATCCCTTCCATGGTGAGAATATGAGCCGCACGAAGTACACGCACCGATTGCCCTTCCGGGAATACGAGGTGCTTTGGACGGCGTTTGGCACGTTCTTTCATAACGCGCATGATCACCCGTCCCTTGCCGATACGGACATCCAACTGCTGCTTGTATTCTTCCATATCGATCTGACGCTGGGCAACACCACTCTCGATAGCCGCCTGTGCCACCGCCGAGGCCTCCCAGACCAGGATACGCGGATCGAACGGCTTCGGGATGATATAATCCCGCCCGAACTTGAAATGGTCCACATGGTAAGCCTTGGCCACTTCTTCCGGGACATCCTGCTTGGCCAGAGTAGCCAAAGCCTTAACCGCTGCGATTTTCATTTCTTCGTTAATCGCCGTGGCATGAACATCCAGAGCACCGCGGAAGATAAACGGGAAACCCAGCACATTGTTGACCTGGTTCGGATAATCCGAACGCCCGGTCGCCATAATCAAATCTTTGCGGACTTCACTGGCGTCAATATAAGTGATTTCCGGATCCGGATTGGCCATGGCAAAAATGATCGGATCCTTGGCCATTGATTTGACCATATCTTTGGAAACCGTATTCGCCACCGATACTCCTACGAACACATCGGCGCCCTTCATAGCGTCGGCCAGAGTATGGCAATCGGTTTTGCGAACGAATTGCGCCTTGTACTGGTTGAACGAGTCACCGCGCCCTTCGTACATCACACCCTTGGAATCGACCATCAGGAGGTTTTCCGGATTCACTCCCAACGAACAGTACAGCTTGGCGCAAGCGATTCCCGCAGCGCCGGCTCCGGAGTATACGACACGAATTTTACTGATATCCTTGCCGACAATCTCAAGAGCATTGATCAAAGCAGCGGCCGAAATGATCGCCGTGCCGTGCTGATCGTCGTGGAAAACCGGGATGTTCATCGACTTCTTGAGCGTCTCTTCGATGTAGAAACACTCCGGAGCCTTGATATCCTCGAGGTTGATACCGCCGAACGTAGGTTCGAGCAGCTCACACGCCTTGATGATCTCATCCGGATTCTCGGTGTTTAATTCGATATCGAATACATCGATATCGGCAAAGCGCTTGAAGAGAACGCCCTTCCCTTCCATCACCGGCTTGCCGGCGGCAGCGCCGATATTACCAAGACCTAAAACGGCGGTTCCGTTTGAAACCACGGCCACCAGATTGCCCTTGGCAGTGTATTTATAAACGTCATTGGGATTCTTAGCGATCTCAAGGCATGGTTGAGCCACTCCCGGCGTATACGCCAAAGAAAGGTCCAACTGCGTAACGCAGGCCTTGGTGGGATTCACTTCCACTTTGCCCGGCTTGCCCTTGGCATGGTAGTCAAGAGCCTGCTGTTTAGTGATCATGACACAAATGCTCCTCTAAAGTTCCTGCTCTAAGTCGAGCAAACAATCAGTCTTAAGGTCGAGAAATATATCGCTATTAACCAGTTGTCAAGGCTAATTCGAGGCTTTAGTCAAAGGAACCGTAAAACTGCCGAATAATAGGCAACATATTGCACGAATGAAGGTTCATTGACCGAAAAATCCGCTCCGGCCGCGGTTTTTACCTGTCAGTTAACATAGGACAGCTCTTTGAAAAAAAACGAACGTATAAGCGGGATAAATCACCTGATACCCCTCAAATTTATGAGACACCATACTGATCGATGAACCGCTCGGGAGGCTAGAGCCGCCCGGGCTTGTCTCTAAATGCTATAGGGAAATAATTGGATTAAACCGACTCAACCGGCTGTTCGGACGGTACCAACAACACCTCAGTGGTGTCATCCAGGACAAGACAACCGTAAGGACGTAAAACGAACGAAAAAGATGTCCCTCGCCCGGGTATCGAATCCACCTGGCTGCGGATCTTCAACGCCGCGCAGATTCGATGCACCACCGCCAGTCCGAGTCCGGTCCCTTCCTTCTTGGTCGAGAAAAACGGTTGGTAAATACGAGCCAGGTTGGTCCGGGTAATTCCGGGACCGTCGTCAGTGACTCTTATGAGCACCTGGTTTCTTTCTTCCGGTCTTTCGAGGGAGAATTCCAACTCGTGCGGCTGGGCATCCATTGCTTCACAGGCATTGACGGCAATGTTGAGCAGTAGTTGCTTAATCAGCCCCTCATCTCCGACAACATAGACAATCGATTCGTTTGTCTGAAAACTGATTTTAATGTTCTCATGGTACGAAGGATGGTGATACACCACTTGAATGATATCCTGCACCAGATGACACAATTCCACCTTGGCCATGGTTGGCCGGTCGATTCGGGCGTACTGAAGAAACTCCGTGGTGATTTTAGAAAGGCGGTCCGACTCCTTAACGATCAAATCCATAAGGCGGGCGTTCTCACCTGCGACCTGAAGTTCTCCCTTGAGCACTTCAACCGATCCGGAGATCGCAGCCAACGGATTGCGAATTTCGTGGGCGATTGAAGCGGACAATTCGCCCACTGCGGCCAACCGATCAGCCGCGCGGACCTTTTCCTCGAGTCTTTTAGCATCCGTCAAATCCGAAAAAATGGCAATCACACCTCGTAGACGGCCCTCTTCCCCCTGGAGGCGGGAAGTCGCGAGCCCCAGCGGTGTTTTAATGCGGTGGGCATTGAGGATCGATATCTCTTTTCGGGGATACTGGGTGTTGTTTTCGATGCCGTCCATTACGGCTTCGGCTAATTGCGGCATTCGTTGGGCGAACACATCGTTACAGAGCATGCCCCGGACATCCCCTTCGCTATAACCGAGAATACGTTCGGCGGCGCGGTTGAAATAAATCAAACGGCCGTCCTGATCGACCGTGAGCAATCCGGAATTGAGATGGCGCAGGATATCGTCAGTTTCGAGGCGGGCCATGCGCAAGGCAGCCGAGGCATCGGCCAACTGACGGTCACGAATGCGCAGGCGCTCAGCCAGGAAACCGGCTATGAAGGCAATCAGGTAAAAAATCAGCAGGTGCAGAAAAACCGAGTAGAAAATCGAGTCCTGCGCCTGCAGAAGCGCATCCAGACCGCGTAATCCGGACTCTCCGGGGATATCGGAAAACTCGATGCCCAGCCAGATGATGAAAACATCTCCGAGCGAAGCCAGCGATGCAACGATCAACGTACCGATCAGATTATAAGCCAGAGCCGCTGAAACGATAGTTAGCAGAAACAGTGCAAAGAAAGGAGAATTGACATTACCGGTGGTGTAAACGATTCCGGTTTCAATGGCGATCTCAAACAGGAACTGCAACGCTACCGTTACCGTTCTCGCGGAATTTACCGGATAGCGCCGGTGCAGACCGAATAGAACCGCCACAGCCAGCGTTGCGATCGAATAGAGAATGAACGGTACCCGCAAATAGTGCGGGTAGTCCATCCAGAAAACCACGACCACGAAAAGAATTACATAACTGGCCAGACGAAGCGGCAGGAGCCAACCGGGGCGCTTATGGTTGATCGCTCTTTCCATAATAGCCAACGGCGCCCGGTCAGGGCGCCGTTGGGTCTCTTTTCTATCGTTGATCCTTTTAACTAATTCGAGACCAACTAGATCTTGCCGATGATGTCGAACATCGGGAGGTACATGGCAACCATAATACCACCGATAGCGATACCCATAACGACAATAACGATCGGTTCGATCACTGAAGTCAGCGCCTGGACGGCCTCATCGACCTCTTCATCGTAGAAGTCGGCGATTTTGTTAAGCATTTCATCCAGTCCGCCGGTCTTTTCACCGACCGAGATCATCTGTGTCACCATGGGTGGAAACACTCCCGACTCTTTCAACGGGCCGGTGATAGTATCTCCCTCGGCAATTGCCATGACTGACTTGTTAATGGCATTCGAGATAACCAGGTTTCCGGCGGTTTTGGCTGTAATCTCCAACGCCTCCAGAATCGAAACACCCGAAGAAAGCAACGTAGCCAGCGTGCGGGTAAACCGCGCTACCGCCGACTTACGCACCAGGTTACCCAATACCGGCATCTTGAGCAGAGTCTTATCGATATTGAGCGCCCCGGCCGGAGTTTTACGCCACCAGAATAAACCGACGACAAGACCGATGAATCCTGCCATCAGATAAAGGAAATTGGCCTGGAGGAAATTCGAAATACCCAATACGATCTGTGTCGGCTTCGGCAGTTCGGAACCGAGTCCGGAGAACATTTTGGCGAAGACCGGAACGATGAACGTCAACATACCGATCGTCACCGCAGCTGCTACGAAAGCCACCACGGACGGGTAAATCATAGCGCCCTTGACCTTGCGTATCAGCTTGTCGGCTTTTTCACGATAGACGGCAAGACGAACGAGAATCGCATCGAGGGCGCCGCCGACCTCACCCGCTTCGACCATATTGGTATAAAGCTGATCGAAAATTTTGGGGTGACGCGCAAGCGCCTCACTCAAAGTAGCACCGCCCTGGACGCCGTCTTTGACCTGGCCGATAACCTTGGCCAGTTCCCTGCTCTCGGTCTGCGCGGACAGAATCTCAAGGCATTGAACCATCGGCAAACCGGCGCCGATCATGGTAGCGAATTGACGCGTGAAACGTGAAACATCGATCTTCTTAACCCCGGTACCGAACTTGATCTTAATTTCCGGAGCTTTTTTGCTTATGGAATTGACCAGAATGCGGTTCTGCCGCAACACTCGTTCCAGGTCAGCCTTACTCTTGGCTTTTAGCTCACCCTGGACGGCCGCCCCCGCAAGGGTTTTTCCTTTGTATACAAAAACCGGCATTTGTTAAATCCTTTCTATCGCTTGACGCTCTAGGTAAACGCCGGGGATTTATGTTTCGAGAGCATCTCACCCAATTCCTGGGTATTGGAACTGTAGCTCATCGCATCGTTGAGTGAGATCTTGCCGCCCTGGACAAGCTCCATCAACGACTGGTTCATCGTTTTCATCCCGTATTTCTGACCCGACTGAATCATGGAGTACATCTGGTGCACTTTATCGTCGCGAATCAACGCTCGAATAGCCGGTGTCGCTACCATGACTTCGAGTGCAACCACGCGCCCGCCGCCGATCTTGGGAATCAGACACTGCGACACGATCGCCTGGAGCGAGAACGACAACGAAATACGGATCTGCTCCTGTTGGTTGGTCGGGAACGAGTCGACGATACGGTTAATCGACTCCGCCGCTGAATTGGTGTGCAACGTCGCGAACGCCAAATGGCCCGTTTCCGCAATCGATAGTGCCGCCTCGATCGTTTCGAGATCGCGCATTTCACCCACCAACACCACATCAGGATCCTCACGCAGCGCGTACTTGAGAGCCGATGCGAACGAGTTGGTATCGGAGTATACTTCACGCTGGTTAACCAGAGCCGTTTGATGGCGGTGCAGGTATTCGATCGGGTCCTCGACGGTGATAATATGCACCGGACGTTCTTTGTTGATCTTGTCGATCACCGATGCCAGAGTAGTCGATTTACCCGAACCGGTCGGTCCCGTTACGAGTACCAGACCGCGCGGCAAGGTGGCAAAGGTCGAGATTACTTTGGGTAATTGAAGTTCTTCGAAAGTTCTGATCTCGTATGGAATCTGCCGGAGAACCACAGCAATGTTGCCGCGCTGCATGAACATATTGCAGCGGAAACGACTCATCGATTCGATACCGAAAGAGAAATCCAACTCCGAGTTCTGTTCGAATTTGAGTTTCTGTTTCTCATTGAGCATCGTGTAAGCTATTTTTTTGGTCTGTTCGCTGGTTAACAGATCGTAGTTCAGACGCTGCAGCTTGCCGTCTACGCGCACAACGGGCGGTGATCCGACGGTCAAATGAAGATCTGAAGCGTCCATTTTGACCATTTCTTCCAGCAGCTCTCTCAGAGATACCATGCAAGTTACTCCAGAATGTTTGTAGTCAACGGGCCTATAAGGGCGTCTTCTCTCTATATCGGCTTGAAGGACTGCTTTCTTGAACGCCAAAACACCGGTTATGACCGGATAAACTGTTGGGGGATAAGACGGTTGTGGAGAGACTATTACTCGTTGGTCGAGGTCGTGGCAAAGACCTCATCGATTGATACAATCCCGGCCTTCATCTTCTCGACCGCGCACATCCGAAGGCTGAACATTCCCTCTTCCTGGGCAACGCGCCGGATCTCCGTATCCGAAGCTTTGTCCAATATCAGGGACTCAACCTTTCGGGAAATGGGCATAACCTCGTAGATACCGGTTCGGCCGGAGAGACCGGTTCCGTTGCATTCATCGCAACCCTTGCCTTTGAAAGCCCTGATATTACGAAGCAAGTCCTTGGGGACCATAAGACTCTGCACCTGCTCAGGGGTCAGATTGACCTCCTCCTTACAGTGCTGGCAAATCTTGCGCATCATACGTTGTGCCATAATCAGTTTGGTTGCCGAAGCTACCAGATAGAACGGCACGCCCATGTCAATCAGACGGCTAATGGACGAAGGAGCATCGTTGGTATGGAGGGTAGAGAATACCAGGTGACCGGTCAGAGCGGCTCGAATGGCGATCTCGGCCGTTTCACCGTCACGAATTTCACCGACCATGATAATGTCGGGGTCCTGACGTAAGAACGATCTCAGCGCAGCTGCGAAGGTCATCCCTATGTTCGATTTGACGGCCACCTGATTGATGCCGTCGAAGTTGAACTCAACCGGGTCCTCAGCGGTCATGATGTTCACGTCGATCGTATTCAGCGTCTTCAGCGCCGAATACAGCGTGGTCGTTTTACCGGAACCGGTCGGTCCCGTTACCAGGATGATGCCGAACGGCAGGTGAATCGCCTTGTCGAACTTGCCCAGGTCTTCCTTACGGAAACCTAACTGGGTGAGATCGACCCGCAGGGCCTGCGGATCCAGAATACGCATAACCACCTTCTCACCGAAGATAGTCGGCAGTACCGAAACACGCAGGTCAACGGTTCGCCCGTGAATCTTGAGCTTGATACGGCCGTCCTGCGGCAGACGCCGTTCAGAGATATCCAGCTCAGCCATGATTTTCACGCGCGAGACGATAGCCGCACGATACTTGAACGGCAGCGGCGCCATTTCACGCAAATCGCCGTCGATACGATAACGAACCCGAATCCGTTTCTCGTACATTTCGATGTGAATATCCGAAGCCCCCAGACGGATAGCATCAGACAGGATCGAGTCCACCAGCTTGACCAGCGGCTTATCTTGAATAGCCGAGAGCAGATCCGATTCCGAGGGACCATCTTCATCGGTGCCGACCACCTCGAGGTCGGGATCTTCCTCAAGACCTTTAACGATCTCGGAGAGACCGCTGGAATCGGTGTAATAAGACTCAATCGCTTTCTCAATCGCCTTCTCGGGGGAAATGACCGGCTGGACGGTACAGCCGGTAATAAACTTGATGGCGTCAAGAACGTAGATGTTGTTCGGATCGCTGATCGCCACCAGCAGGTTGCGGTTGAGCTTCGAGATTGCAATGACGTTGAACTTGCGGGCAATATCGAGAGGAATCAGCTTAACCACTTCCGGATTAAGCTCGATATCCGAAAGTCGGAGGGCGCCTATTTTCAGGTGCTGTCCGACAAACTTGGCGATATCGTCTTCGGATTCGACCGCACCTATATGAACCAAAGCAGACTCGATCGTCTCATTCTTTTCCTTGACGAGTGCGAGAGCCTGCTCGGCTTGTTCGGGTGTGATCTTGCCGGCCTTGACCAGCATTGCCCCAAGTTCTGAAGACATACTTAGCCCGTTAGTGCGATGTTTCTCCGGTGGGTGTACCTAGCTCGGCGACGGCTCAGCCGTCGTCCGTTTCACTATGCTGATCAGTCCTGAAAGATATCGTCCAGACGATCCTGAGCCATTGAGGCGAAGTCGTCGGAAATACCGCTCTTGCCACCCTCCTTCTTGGCGTTCTCACGGATCTGATCAAAAACCTTGGCCAGTTCTACCGCCACTTCCTTGGCGTAAAGACGGACCATGCCGATCGTCGTCCGATCGTCGAAAACGACCACCAGGATAGAACGATCGCCTACCAGGGACATGTGAATATGATCTTTCTTTCCCTGGTGGAACAACACCGAAAACTCGTCCTCGCCCACGAGCCGAGCGATTTCCTTGGTCGAGGCAAAAGAACCGGCCAGCAACGCCGCCAGAGCGGTTGTGTCAAGCGACTGCGTGAACCCTTGTCGGGAGATCAGGTGACCA
Encoded here:
- a CDS encoding GntG family PLP-dependent aldolase, with product MKPIDLRSDTVTRPGAAMRQAMATAEVGDDVLGDDPTVIELETYCADLFKFEAALFVPSGTMGNQVCLKTHTEPGWELLCERECHIVNYEVGAPALLSHLMINLLDSERGMLTADQIRANVRAIDIHCPRTRIVALENTHNRHGGTILPQSEIKQVREVCDEMGLILHLDGARIWNAHVATGIPLDKLVAPFDSVSVCLSKGLGAPVGSVILGGTDFIGKARRIRKLFGGAMRQVGILAAAGLWAIRNNLERLVEDHTNARLIAERLSALPVFDIDLSRVETNIVIADLTEDRIAEEVLRELYEAGVWAVPFGPRKIRFVTHLDVSREDCKEAVTRIEELYG
- a CDS encoding cold shock domain-containing protein → MSKGKVKYFNDLRGWGFISPEERDQDVYVHYTAINMDGYKTLREGQEVLFDASQTSAGYLQANNVVVCN
- a CDS encoding peptidylprolyl isomerase → MLFYKRLGLLAFIAVIALSGCGKPPTPIYLADKAGYTDFVARVDDRFGITMADLYDSLYNSDRMAGGGVMEPEAIKAVLDSILVDTLVGFLADETDISKSYPDYRGYQNLYSTALLQAFFDEKIKNEIKIDSAEVVEFYYSRPDLFSVEEQVLLYHILISHRGFLLGPDSIAFKAMDWDSLQAYTKAYAFEVKARLDSGMVFEKVAQQYSHDSHSNKRGGYVGWTKRGTYNDPFDSIAFNLMPGQISEPYPDDNGWHIIWVPQHFNTGLQPLDTSFYQIAKETLTNMKTNERGRTLIDSIKTLPRDIVYNEPLLDTNIYKVERSEWVAVVNGTDTIDCNEVRSLEEAYRGNNRIDNSTSEMKREMIDHLADRKMMLEVAHDLGIDTLDYVCKQEYDIRHSFARRYAAQDQAEPSWLPSKEEIEAYYNKHLADFRVDKPLKVQHIIVPDSMMGELVRDQALAGVDFMELARQYYPGESSIRVDLADLGWINKNDVPAEVWRAAIQTLVGNISHPVKTEFGYHIVKVLDRHETKGVDEASPEISKILRRKHSQEVYGRFRDMLYARYDVSFPNKISPVHLRPVDQRQEGHGESSGQ
- a CDS encoding carcinine hydrolase/isopenicillin-N N-acyltransferase family protein produces the protein MLSIRSITAIGVLLVCFARATDAAETVIDVSFDDTSAAVSDRAQPLHIVTARPISQAYSTGGLYLLSGFAPSDGLFAETNQEMIDRPWIEQPWRFCSAFACAGAGTFWVGRNWDNQNVGSILVSLYSPPSGHRSVCLSRAIDIGFGENLDLAGMIRSDYGGRFDVAPFYAVEGMNDAGLVVITTGINTIPVHATPEKRPLFITYLIRQMLDRCGTVAEAVALADRFTPFDLDTNSLSCHLLIADKSGASVVLEHDGHKWASFAPEGSFQIMTNKPLLGLSDTDLKSICWRYRSLAEDLDSLGTGLTRTRAHEMLHRVEQSGTTWSAVYDPAERCLYLSVYQDWDRIYRLALP